One part of the Tautonia marina genome encodes these proteins:
- a CDS encoding WGR domain-containing protein, with translation MNVFAATLEACDPARGRYRAYRLEAGTDLFGTWLVDVTYGRIGARGRTIRYLARDEAEARRLVRQSLRRRGTARKRIGVGYELRELVDPEGWVVKQCDLASWNLQKTLMAASSIARYYG, from the coding sequence ATGAACGTCTTTGCCGCCACCCTCGAAGCGTGCGATCCGGCACGCGGCCGCTACCGTGCTTACCGGCTCGAAGCGGGCACCGACTTGTTCGGCACCTGGCTGGTTGACGTGACCTATGGCCGCATCGGGGCGAGGGGGCGCACCATCCGCTATCTGGCCCGGGATGAAGCGGAAGCGCGGAGGCTGGTGCGGCAGAGCCTCAGGCGGCGGGGTACCGCCCGGAAGCGTATCGGCGTCGGATACGAGTTGCGGGAGCTGGTGGACCCGGAGGGTTGGGTGGTAAAGCAATGTGACCTAGCTTCCTGGAATCTGCAGAAGACGCTTATGGCGGCATCCTCGATTGCACGGTATTATGGCTGA
- a CDS encoding recombinase family protein has protein sequence MNIGYARVSTLEQNLDLQQDALKAAGCEKIIVDRMSGTRRDRAGLEQVREQLRKGDVLVVWRLDRLGRSLKHLIELMSELEEQGIGFRSVTEAIDTTTPGGKLIFHIFGALAEFERNLIRERTKAGLEAARARGRQGGRPKKKDAKQRELAVRLYEEKKHAVKEICAMLGISKPTLYAYVRESSLVP, from the coding sequence ATGAACATTGGCTACGCACGGGTTTCGACCCTGGAGCAGAACCTCGACCTCCAGCAGGATGCGCTGAAGGCGGCAGGGTGCGAGAAGATCATCGTCGACAGGATGAGCGGTACCCGCCGCGACCGCGCCGGCCTGGAGCAGGTGAGGGAGCAGCTCCGCAAAGGGGATGTGCTTGTGGTCTGGCGGCTCGACCGGCTTGGCCGGTCGCTCAAGCACCTCATCGAGCTGATGAGCGAGCTGGAGGAACAAGGGATCGGTTTCAGGAGCGTGACCGAAGCGATTGACACCACGACTCCCGGGGGAAAACTCATCTTCCACATCTTCGGGGCGCTTGCGGAATTCGAGCGGAACCTGATCCGGGAGCGGACCAAGGCCGGGCTGGAAGCGGCAAGGGCACGCGGCAGGCAGGGCGGCAGGCCGAAGAAGAAGGACGCGAAGCAGCGGGAACTGGCGGTTAGGCTCTACGAGGAAAAGAAACACGCGGTTAAGGAAATCTGTGCCATGCTCGGCATCAGCAAGCCGACGCTTTATGCGTATGTGCGGGAAAGTAGCCTTGTCCCGTGA
- a CDS encoding recombinase family protein produces the protein MAAEAYFNLAPKLAELRAEGLSLRQIAGWLNGEGYTTRRDMPWNQVQVKRVLGRDILYQINTYLNVKRNSKLLKFTMVDPLPF, from the coding sequence ATGGCGGCGGAGGCCTATTTTAACCTCGCTCCGAAGCTGGCGGAACTACGGGCGGAAGGGCTGTCGCTGCGGCAGATCGCCGGGTGGCTTAACGGTGAGGGGTATACGACACGGCGAGATATGCCGTGGAATCAGGTGCAGGTGAAGCGAGTGCTCGGGCGAGACATCTTGTATCAAATTAATACATATTTAAATGTTAAACGAAATTCAAAATTGCTGAAGTTCACAATGGTCGATCCGCTCCCCTTTTAG